A stretch of Myxococcus hansupus DNA encodes these proteins:
- a CDS encoding efflux RND transporter permease subunit, whose translation MQPTEHGEQSFIGRLIGACARNPFLTLLLVGALAAWAIHAVRGTKLDAIPDLSDTQVIVFTEWMGRGPDLVEDQITYPISSSLLSAPKVKAVRGQSMFGMSFVYVIFEDGTDMYWARSRVLEYMETARGRLPAGVSPTLGPDATGVGWVFEYALVDESGKHSLADLRSLQDWNVRYALSSVPGVAEVASVGGIVKQYQVQVDPNQLRAYGVTLGEVTRAVRESNEDVGGRVMEIAGHEHVIRGRGYIRSTQDIETIPLKVSDDGTPVLVRNVARVSLGPDIRRGVAELDGKGEVAGGIVVMRYGENALSVIEAVKERLEEVRAGLPEGVELVVTYDRSGIIEESIDTLSRALVEEMLVVSLIIFLFLMHARSALVTILTLPVAVLLAFIPMYYQGLTANIMSLGGIIVAIGAMVDASIIIVENIHKKLETWEAEGRPGERREVIIAAMQEVGPSIFGTLLVLTVAFLPVFTLEATEGRLFKPLAYTKTYSMGFAAVLAVTLTPALAVLFIRGRIRREDENPINRWLVALYVPVVRFVVRHAKAVVAMSVVAMALTVPAFMRLGHEFMPPLNEGAILYMPTSPPGMSITEAIRILQSMDAQLKRIPEVVSVFGKAGRAETPTDPAPLSMFETTVVLKPKSEWRKGLSWEALLAEMDETLQYPGMPNIFWMPIQTRTEMLATGIRSPLGIQVFGDNLNTLEQTAVAIEKAVAQVPGTRSAFADRSTGGFYVDIAVKREEAARLGLGVKDVNEVVMGAIGGENISQTVEGRERYPINVRYAREYRDSPELLKEVLVPTPTGAQVPLTQVADVRFVQGPPMIRSEGGKLVTYVFVDTERPIADYVKDAKAAVAREVKTPTGVRVEWSGQFKYFERATEKLQVVIPVTLLLVCLLLYFSTKSVVETGIVLLAVPFSLIGAVWLLYLLGYNMSIAVWVGLIALAGLDAETGVVMLLYLTLAHKKADQEGRLRSMADLTETIVDGAARRIRPKLMTVLTDMIGLLPVLWSTGTGADVMKRIAAPLVGGLVTSFLLELTVYPAIFALWKKRHLPQEQPEEGTGERSLPAKPQTA comes from the coding sequence ATGCAGCCCACTGAGCACGGCGAGCAGAGCTTCATCGGCCGCCTCATCGGGGCCTGCGCGCGCAACCCGTTCCTCACCCTGCTGCTGGTGGGCGCGCTGGCGGCCTGGGCCATCCACGCCGTTCGCGGCACCAAGCTGGACGCCATCCCCGACCTGTCCGACACCCAGGTGATTGTCTTCACCGAATGGATGGGACGCGGGCCGGACCTGGTCGAGGACCAGATTACCTACCCCATCTCCTCGTCGCTGCTGTCGGCGCCGAAGGTGAAGGCCGTGCGTGGCCAGTCCATGTTCGGCATGTCCTTCGTCTACGTCATTTTCGAAGACGGCACGGACATGTACTGGGCGCGCAGCCGCGTGCTCGAATACATGGAGACGGCGCGAGGCCGCCTGCCCGCGGGCGTGTCACCCACGCTGGGGCCGGACGCCACCGGCGTGGGCTGGGTGTTCGAGTACGCGCTGGTGGACGAAAGCGGCAAGCACTCGCTCGCGGACCTGCGCAGCCTCCAGGACTGGAACGTGCGTTACGCGCTCTCCAGCGTCCCGGGCGTGGCGGAGGTCGCCAGCGTGGGCGGCATCGTGAAGCAGTACCAGGTGCAGGTGGACCCCAACCAGCTCCGCGCCTATGGCGTGACGTTGGGCGAGGTGACGCGCGCCGTCCGTGAATCCAACGAGGACGTGGGCGGCCGGGTGATGGAGATCGCCGGGCACGAGCACGTCATCCGCGGGCGCGGCTACATCCGCTCCACGCAGGACATCGAGACCATCCCCCTGAAGGTGAGCGACGACGGCACGCCGGTCCTGGTGCGCAACGTGGCCCGGGTGAGCCTGGGGCCGGACATCCGCCGGGGCGTGGCGGAGCTGGACGGCAAGGGCGAGGTGGCCGGCGGCATCGTCGTCATGCGCTATGGCGAAAACGCGCTGTCCGTCATCGAGGCGGTGAAGGAGCGCCTGGAGGAGGTCCGCGCGGGGCTGCCGGAGGGCGTGGAGCTGGTCGTCACCTACGACCGCTCGGGGATCATCGAAGAGTCCATCGACACGCTCAGCCGGGCGCTGGTGGAGGAGATGCTGGTGGTCAGCCTCATCATCTTCCTCTTCCTGATGCATGCGCGCAGCGCGCTGGTCACCATCCTCACGCTGCCCGTGGCGGTGCTGCTCGCGTTCATCCCCATGTACTACCAGGGGCTCACCGCCAACATCATGAGCCTGGGCGGCATCATCGTCGCCATTGGCGCCATGGTGGATGCCTCCATCATCATCGTGGAGAACATCCACAAGAAGCTGGAGACGTGGGAAGCAGAGGGCCGTCCCGGCGAGCGCCGCGAGGTCATCATCGCCGCGATGCAGGAGGTGGGGCCCTCCATCTTCGGCACGCTGCTGGTGCTCACCGTCGCCTTCCTGCCCGTCTTCACGCTGGAGGCCACCGAGGGGCGCCTCTTCAAGCCGCTGGCGTACACGAAGACGTACTCCATGGGCTTCGCCGCGGTGCTCGCGGTGACGCTGACGCCCGCGCTGGCGGTGCTCTTCATCCGCGGACGCATCCGCCGCGAGGATGAGAACCCCATCAACCGCTGGCTGGTGGCGCTCTATGTGCCGGTGGTGCGCTTCGTCGTGCGACACGCCAAGGCGGTGGTGGCGATGTCCGTGGTGGCCATGGCGCTGACGGTGCCGGCCTTCATGCGCCTGGGCCACGAGTTCATGCCGCCGCTCAACGAGGGCGCCATCCTCTACATGCCCACCTCGCCGCCGGGCATGTCCATCACCGAGGCCATTCGCATCCTCCAGTCCATGGACGCGCAGTTGAAGCGCATCCCGGAGGTGGTCAGCGTCTTCGGCAAGGCGGGCCGCGCGGAGACGCCCACGGACCCCGCGCCGCTGTCCATGTTCGAGACCACGGTGGTGCTCAAGCCGAAGTCCGAATGGCGCAAGGGCCTGAGCTGGGAAGCGCTGCTCGCGGAGATGGACGAGACGCTCCAGTACCCTGGCATGCCCAACATCTTCTGGATGCCCATCCAGACGCGCACGGAGATGCTGGCCACGGGCATCCGCAGCCCGCTGGGCATCCAGGTGTTTGGCGACAACCTGAACACGCTGGAGCAGACGGCGGTCGCCATCGAGAAGGCCGTGGCGCAGGTGCCCGGCACGCGCAGCGCGTTCGCGGACCGCTCCACGGGCGGCTTCTACGTGGACATCGCGGTGAAGCGGGAAGAGGCCGCGCGCCTGGGGCTGGGCGTGAAGGACGTCAACGAGGTGGTGATGGGCGCCATCGGCGGGGAGAACATCTCCCAGACGGTGGAGGGCCGCGAGCGCTACCCCATCAACGTGCGCTACGCGCGCGAGTACCGCGACAGCCCCGAGCTGCTCAAGGAGGTGTTGGTGCCCACGCCCACCGGCGCCCAGGTGCCGTTGACCCAGGTGGCGGACGTGCGCTTCGTGCAGGGGCCTCCCATGATTCGCAGCGAGGGCGGCAAGCTCGTCACCTACGTCTTCGTGGACACCGAGCGGCCCATCGCGGACTACGTGAAGGACGCGAAGGCGGCGGTGGCGCGCGAGGTGAAGACGCCCACGGGCGTGCGCGTGGAGTGGAGCGGCCAGTTCAAGTACTTCGAGCGCGCCACCGAGAAGCTCCAGGTGGTCATCCCCGTCACCCTGCTGCTCGTGTGCCTGCTCCTGTACTTCAGCACGAAGTCCGTGGTGGAGACGGGCATCGTCCTGCTGGCGGTGCCATTCAGCCTTATTGGCGCCGTGTGGCTGTTGTACCTGCTGGGCTACAACATGAGCATCGCCGTATGGGTGGGGCTCATCGCGCTTGCGGGGCTCGACGCGGAGACGGGCGTGGTGATGCTGCTCTACCTCACGCTCGCCCATAAAAAGGCGGACCAGGAGGGCCGGCTGCGCTCCATGGCCGACCTCACGGAGACCATCGTTGATGGCGCGGCGCGTCGAATCCGTCCCAAGTTGATGACGGTGCTGACGGACATGATCGGCCTGCTTCCCGTGCTGTGGAGCACCGGCACGGGCGCGGACGTCATGAAACGCATCGCGGCACCGCTCGTGGGCGGACTTGTGACGTCGTTTTTACTCGAGCTGACTGTGTATCCGGCCATCTTCGCCCTCTGGAAGAAACGCCACCTTCCCCAGGAGCAGCCCGAGGAAGGCACGGGTGAGCGCTCGCTCCCCGCCAAGCCCCAAACAGCCTGA
- a CDS encoding peptidoglycan recognition protein family protein has protein sequence MRLPSLSSVFRAPSAQTSRTAAASSSVSAPPAGIRKGDTGPKVKQLQDALVKVGYMTRAQVNTGPGTFGPQTEAAVKKFQADNKLPTTGFYGDLTHAALKKALGSTGPTPTTPTTPGGKFTKPTVISAPSPNQNSRGGTKIDTIVMHHTASNNGAGDLSWMRNPQSKVSAHYMVDRDGKIYQLVGDDKRAWHAGKGELHGVPSDINSRSIGIEIVNDGSGKTPFTEAQYKALTQLTGFLKQEHNIPTKNIVGHADVAVPKGRKTDPAPNFDWNRLMRGIS, from the coding sequence ATGCGACTGCCCTCGCTTTCGTCCGTGTTCCGCGCCCCCTCGGCGCAGACTTCCCGCACCGCCGCCGCCTCCTCCTCGGTCTCCGCGCCGCCGGCAGGCATTCGCAAGGGAGACACGGGTCCGAAGGTGAAGCAGCTCCAGGACGCGCTCGTGAAGGTGGGCTACATGACGCGGGCGCAGGTGAACACGGGCCCGGGCACCTTCGGTCCGCAGACGGAAGCGGCGGTGAAGAAGTTCCAGGCCGACAACAAGCTGCCCACCACGGGCTTCTACGGCGACCTCACGCACGCGGCGCTGAAGAAGGCGCTGGGCTCCACCGGCCCCACGCCCACCACGCCGACGACGCCGGGCGGCAAGTTCACCAAGCCCACGGTCATCAGCGCGCCCTCGCCGAACCAGAACTCGCGCGGCGGCACGAAGATCGACACCATCGTCATGCACCACACCGCGTCCAACAACGGCGCGGGCGACCTGTCGTGGATGCGCAACCCGCAGAGCAAGGTGTCCGCGCACTACATGGTGGACCGCGACGGAAAGATTTATCAGCTCGTCGGTGACGACAAGCGCGCCTGGCACGCGGGCAAGGGCGAGCTGCACGGCGTGCCCTCGGACATCAACAGCCGCTCCATCGGCATTGAAATCGTCAACGACGGCAGCGGCAAGACGCCCTTCACCGAGGCCCAGTACAAGGCCCTCACCCAGCTCACCGGGTTCCTGAAGCAGGAGCACAACATCCCCACGAAGAACATCGTGGGCCACGCCGACGTCGCGGTGCCCAAGGGCCGCAAGACGGACCCCGCACCGAACTTCGACTGGAACCGGCTGATGCGCGGCATCTCCTGA